The nucleotide window CCGGTCGTCCTCCACGGCGGTGCGCACGGGGGCGACCGGCACCTCGACCTGTTCGTCGAAGGAAGTGAGCTCCCGAACCTGCCTGCTGCGCAGGCAGAGGTCGATGTGCGCCCCAATGCGCTTCAGCAGTTCGCGCGGGGTCCACTGCTGCCAGGTTCCTTCGAAGGCCGATGGCGCGACGGGCCAGGTCGGGTGCGCCGGTTCGAAGCCCATCTGCTCGTAGGCCACGCCGAGCCGTTTCTCGACCAGGGCCCGGCCGAGCGCGGCGTCGGTGATCCGGCCGAGTGTCACCGACTCCCGGAAGCGGTCGGGCACGGTACCCGCCGCCTTCGTCTTGATCTGCTCCCAGGTACTGGGCAGGCAGGCCAGCACGGTCAACGTCTTGTGGGTGACCTCGCGCAGGTTCATGAGCCCGTCGGCGATCTGCGCCACGAGGAGGTCTTCCTCGAGGCTGCTCCCGATCTCGTGGGTGCGCTTGGTCGACCGCGCGACCAGGGTGTCGAGCTGGTCCACGGCGATCACGACCGGCCCGGTGAGAGCTAACAGGCGGGTGATCTCCTCGACGAGGACACGGGCCGGCTTCGGCCGCGAATAGATGTTCCACTTCCGGGCGTCGGACGTGAGCTCCGTGTCCCCGTCCAAGTAGTCCTCGCCGACATATTTGGCAGCCCGGTCCCGGCAGGCGATGAGCACGAGGGCCCGCGCAGTGTCCTCGCAGTGGTCGGCGACCATCTCGTCCAAGCGGCGCACCCCGTCGATGAAGGCCTCGACGTCGTCCACAGTCAGCCCGCGGCCCCGGCGAATGGTGGCCGTGACCTCGGCGCTGACCTGGGCTCGCAGGCACACACGCAGGAGGAAGCTCTTCAGCTGTGACTCGTTCGAATCGTCGAGCCTGGACATCCCGCGCCGCAGGGCCTCGGCCGTGTTCTCCCAGAACGCCTCGGCCGCGGTGACGTCGGCGAGGAAGAAGTACCCCCGCGCGCGGTGCACCTGGCGCCGGACGAGCCCGAGGAGGTGCGTCTTGCCAACCCCTTTCGTCCCGCGCAGGACGAGCCCGATCGGGCTCGGTCCATCGCTGGCGACAGCGTCGCGGATGCCCGTGTCGAGAGCGGCGAGCGCGTCGTCGTGCAGCCCGTCGACATGGTAGGGCGAGTCCCGCCAGACGTGGTCCGGCGTGTCCGCCCAGTCGAACCGCAAGGTGGTCAACGCCGTCAGTTCGTCCATCACGACGCCTCGATCGAGATCAGGTGGTTGTCCTCACCGCCGATGCGGATCGCCGCTTCGCGATCGGCCGCGGTGAGGGCCTTGCGGTTCTCCTCCGGCACCAGGTGCGCCTCGCCGGTGCTGCTCAGTTCCAACAGAGCAGCGTTGACTTCCGCCGCGGCGGCGCCGCCGAGCTTCGACCGCAGCTGGCCCAATCCGACCCAGCCCCGGGGTTCCTTCACGAGCTCGCGATACGCGACGCGGATGCGATCGGCGAGCGGTGTGGAGTCGGCCGGGGTGAAGACATCGACCAGCCGGAGGTTCTCGCGGTCCAGGTACTCCCCCAGACCGCCGAGGACGACGTAGAGGGCCGTCGCCAGCGGGCTCTGGCCCCGTTGCGGCGGCGGGCCACCCGCCGCGAGTTCCTTTTCGCACCATGCCCAGCCGCTTTCGCTCAGCAGGTGGACGAAACTCCGCTTCGGCCCGGTCCGGTCGCTGTCCACGTAGCCGAGCTTGTTCAGGCCGGTGCGTTCGGTACCCGTCAGGGTGAAGCCGACCACCTCCGCCAGCTCCTGGTTGGTCACCTCCCGGCCCAGCACCATCAGCGTGAACATCGCCGCGGTCTGTTTCTGTCCCAAGCGGTCGGTCATTCGGAATCCTTCCGGTGCTGCATCGTGGTTTTCGCGCGCGTGTCGAGCAGGCGCAGGAGCCAGTCGATCGACCGGCGGGTTGCCGGGGGCACGGTGTCGCGGGGCGCGCCGTTCGGGGGGCGGGCTCGGGTTGCCACCGCGAGGTCCGTCGCGAGGTCGTTCGTGCGGAGGTCGTCGCCCGCGCCGATGGCCGCGCGCAGCCCTTCGACGAGCTCGTCGACCAGGTCCCACCGCGAAGGGCGCAACCGTGCCCCGCGGGCCTGGTGCAGCACTTCGGCGACGTCGACCGCGTCGACCAGGGGCGACTGGCCCCGCAGCTGGGCGACCAGGTCGCGGGCCACGCCGGCCGGGCCGCGGGCGCCCAGGCGCAGGTACCGGAGGTTGCCCACGTACCCCGGCAGCCCGGCCGCCTCCGTGCCCTGGGTCAGGATCGGGATCACGCGGCGGTCCTGGCCCAGCGTGCGGTGCAGGAACAGCTCCACCTCCGCCGACTGCCAGCGGCTCACCTTGCCGTCGACGATCAGGCACAGGTGCCGTGCGTCGTCCTCGGCCCTGGCCAGCAGGGATCGGTCGCCGGAGAGGGATTTCACCACCCGGACGTCCAGCTTCTTCAGTTCCTCGACCAGGTCGCCGGCCGGGCCGAACGCCGCTCTCGGGATGCTGACGCGCAGTTCGTGCTTGAACTCCTGGCGGCTCGCGCGCACCGCTGCCACGTACGCGTCGCGGTTCTCTGCCAGCAGGTCCGTGCGGTCGAGGCGGCAGGCGATCACCGCCGCGACCGTTTCGAGGGCGAAGCCGATCTGGTCGGCGCTCGGCGTCTGTTCCGACAGCACCGGCAGTTGCTCGCCGAAACTCCAGTACGACACGTACGGCAACGTGAGGTGGCGGGCCATCGTCGCCGGCTCCACCGTCTGGTCGACCCACGTGCGGTACAGCTCGGCCGTCTCGTCGACGACGATCCGGCGCCACGCCTCCGACCGGTCGTACTCCTCCCGGTTGTCGAACCTCGACAGCACCGGCAGGACGGTCAGCCGCGCGCGGTCGAAGGGCAGGAGGTTGCGGGCCGCGTCGGCGCGCCGGGCCGCCTCCAGTGCGCCGAGGATGCTCTGCCGGTTGGCGGTGAACAGCAGGACGAGGTGGTCCGGGAGGTGCGCCGTGCAGATCCCGCCGATGTCGGAGATCCCGGTGCGGCTGTCGATGAGGACGAAGTCGTAGTGCGCGGCCCACTGCTCGCGGCACTGCTCGAGGTATTCGCCGAACCCGTCGTCGTACAGCTCGTCCCAGTCGATCTCCTGCACCTGCCCGACGTAGCCGCCGTCTTCGCGGCCGGAGGCGATGAAGTCCAGCACGCCGACGTCGGTCAGCCGCTGGACGTGGGCTTCCGGAGCGAACCGGCCGTGCCGGAAGTCGTCGACGATGTCGACCACGCCGCCGCTCGGCCGCGCGGGCAGCCGTGGCCGGAAGTAGTCGGCGAGGCCCGGGGCCTCGAGGTCCCAGTCCAGGCAGAGCACGCGGTGACCCCACCGGGCGAGCAGCACGGCGATGTTGGCCAGCGTGAAGCTGCGGCCGACGCCGCCCTTGTAGGAGTAGAAGGTGAACACCGACCCCGGCATCCGTCAGAACCTCGGCTTCTGCGCCCGCTTCGGCGGCTCGGGAGCCGGCGTGCGCACCGGCCAGTCCGCCCGCCACTCCGGCGCTCGTTCGATGAGCTCTTCGAGCTCCGCGGCGATCTGCTTGATCTGCTGGTGGAAGTCGAGATACGCCGGCGCGGTCTGGAAGTGCTCGAAGGGGAGGTTCCACTGCTGCAGATCCCGCAAGCGCCGTTCGTGGGCCCACGCCGGAAAGGTCCGGGAGTCGCAGAAGATCACCGGGTAGATCAACGGCTGCGCGCGGGCGGTCAGGGCTTCCCGTTCGGCCATGGAATGCCACTCCGCCAGGCACCATTCGTCCCGGAAGTACTTCGGCGAGCACACCGGGACCAGCACCCGGGTGCGCAGCAGCGCCGTGCGCACCTCCCCCGCCCAGCTCGCTCCGGTGCGGACCTGGTCGTCGCAGAAAATACGGACGTCGCGGTAGAAGTTGTTGTCGAGAACTTCGGCCAGCCGGGGGCGGAAATGGTTCTTCACCCATGCCGAAATGTCGCGGCCGGCGCGTTGGTAGCTGATGAACACGTCGTACTCGTACACGCGTGCCTTCGCTCCTTCGCCGCTCCCCGCCAGGCAACGGCCCATCCTAGGCCGGGTTTGCGCGACGAAGAAAGGCGGGAAACTGGACAGAACCATGCCAATACCTGGCCATCGGTGACCAATTCGACTCACTCGTCCGAAAAGCTTGACAAACGCAGACCCCGCGGATAGATGACAGGGCAGCTTTGCGAATGGCCGATCAGCGGAATCGGTTATTCACCGACTCGATGCGAAGGGGCGTCCATGCCCGACCGTGCCGCGCCCCGGGTGTTCGTCACCTACTCCCACGACACCCCGGCACACAAGGACCTCGTGCACCGCTTCGCCGCTTTCCTCCGCGTCGAGATCGGGTTGGACGTCCACCTCGATGCCTGGTACGACAACACGCGCCGGGACTGGTCGCTGTGGGCGACCGAGAACCTGGAGCGGGCGGACTTCATCATCGTCATCGCCTCCCCGGACTACAAACGCCGTGCCGACGGCACCGCGCTGCCCCACGAGGGGCGGGGCGCCCAGTTCGAGGCAGCGATCATCCGGAACAACCTCACCCGGGACCTGCGCCGCGAAACCGAACGGGTGCTGCCGGTCGTCCTGCCCGGCCGGTCGGTCGACGAAATCCCCGCCTTCCTCAACGCGCACTCGACGACCAGGTACCACGTCGACGAGTTCACCCCGGCCGGTGTGGCCGACCTGCTCGCCGCGATCACCGGGCAAGGCCAGTACCCGATGCCCCGGCGCGGGAAATGGCTCGGCGGTGCCCGTCAGGAGCAGCGGGTGCCCGCGGGTGAACTGCCGTGGCTGTGCGCCAGCCAGGGCGTGAAACGCGGCGCCGCGGACATCGACGGTGTCCGCTACGAGCAGAGCATCGTCCTGCGGCCGGCTTCGCCGACGGCCGCCGGACCGGGGTTCGTCGAACTGGATCTCGGTGGCAACTACCGGCGGTTCACCACCGTCGCCGGGGTGCTCGACGATGCCACCGACCCGTTCCAGGTCGGCCGGGTGCGGGTGGTGCTCGATGGCGCCCCGCGGTCCGAACACGACGTGGCGGCCGGGAAACCGGCCGCCATCGACCTCGACGTGACGGGTGCCCGTCTGCTGCGCCTGGAGCTGTCGCGGCCGGGGGCACCGGCGTCGCCGCTCGGGTCCGGGGCGCTCGTCGTCACCCGGCGGGGCGGGCGGCCGCCCGAACTCGGGCTAGGCGATCCGACCATGACCTGACGCTCGGCACGCCGCCAGATCCACCGCGCGCAGTGCCGCGCCCACACCGGCCAGTGCCACCGCGTTCATCGACAACGACGTCACACCCAGGCCCACCAAAGCCGGTGCCAGGGCAGGATCTGCCGCCGCTTCGCCGCAGACGCCCACCGGCTTGCCCGCTGCGGCACCGGCCGCTGCCACCATGCCCACCAACCGCAGCAGGGCCGGCTGGTCCGGGGCGTTCAGTGCCGCCACCGCGCCCAGCTGGCGGTCGGCCGCGAACACGTACTGGGCCAGGTCGTTCGTCCCCAGCGACACGAAGTCGACCTCGGCGAGAATTTCCGCAGCGCACAACGCCGCCGCCGGGATCTCGATCATCACGCCCACCCGGTCGGCGCCCGCCGCGCGGGCTCGGGCCGTGAACCAGGCCGCTTCCGCCGCCGTGGCCACCATCGGGGCCATCACCGACAGCTCCACGCCCGTGTCGGCGGCCGCCGCCACGATGGCGGCCAGCTGGCGGTCCAGCAGTTCCGGGCGGTTGAACGCCACGCGCAGGCCGCGGACGCCCAGTGCCGGGTTGGGTTCCTCGCCCATCGGCAGGAACTCGAGGGGCTTGTCCGAGCCCGCGTCCAGGGTCCGGACGACGACCGGCTTGCCCGCGAACGGGGCCAGCACCGCCGCGTACGCCGCCCGCTGCTCCGCCTCCGTCGGCTCGGAAGACGCTGACAGGTAACAGAATTCCGTGCGGAACAGCCCGATTCCCTCGGCGCCTGCCGCGGCCGCCGCCGTGGCGTCCGCGGCGGAGCCCACATTGGCCAGGAGCTTCACGCGGTGGCCGTCGGCGAGGCGGCCGACGCCGTCCCACGTCGGGCGGGACGTGCGGGCCGGTGCCCGGACCGTGCCGTCCGAGGGGGTCACCGTGCCCGCGGAGCCGTCGACCGCGAGTCCCGGGCTGTCCAGGTCCAGCACGCCGGCGCAGGCCACGACCGCGGGGATGCCCAGTGCCCGCGCCAGGATCGCGGTGTGGCTCGTCGGGCCGCCTTCGGCCGTCACCAATGCCAGGACCAGGTCGGGGTCGAGCCCGGCGGTGTCGGCCGGGGCGAGGTCGCGGGCCACCAGCACGCTCGGTGACGTCAGGTCCGGCACGCCCGGCGGGGCCACGCCCAGCAACGCCGCGACGATCCGGTCCCGGACGTCGGCGACGTCCCGGGCGCGCTCGGCCATGTAGCCGCCCGCGGCCTGCAGCGCCGTCATGAACTCCCCCGCCGCCTCCCACACCGCGCGCGGGGCGGGCAGCGCACGGTCCAGGACGAGCTTCTCCGCGGACGCCGTCAACGCCGGGTCGGCCGCCATCGCGGCCGTGGTCTCCAGCACCGACCGGGCATCTCCGGACACGGAACGGGCACGATCGGACAACGCGGCCGCCACCGAAGCCGCCGCCTGCCCGATCTTGCCCGCTTCGGCCGCGAGGTCCGCGGGAGGGGGCGAGGCGGCAGGTTCCGGCAGGTCAGCGGCCACGAGGACGCGGGGGCCAGCGGTGCGGCCAGGGCTGACTCCGACTCCGGACAACGGCATTGCAGGACCTCCGAGCGCCAAGGATCTCGTAACTGGGGATTGACAGTACGGTAACAACGGGCACAATCAAACGGCAACGGGCAAACATCGGAGAGGAACGGGCATGTACGCCGCCGAACGGCATCAGCTCCTGGCGCAACGCGCACGACGTGACGGCCGCGTCGACGTCGGCGACGTCGCCGCCGAACTCGGTGTCGCCCCCGAGACCATCCGCCGCGACCTCGGCGTCCTCGAACGCCAGGGCATCGTCCGCCGCGTCTACGGCGGTGCGGTCGCGGTCGAGCGGCTCGACTTCGAACCCGAAGTCGCGCAACGGGACCACACCAACGCCGCCGAGAAGGACGCGATCGCCCGGGCCGCGCTGGACCTGGTCCCCGACCGCGGCTCGATCCTGCTCGACGCGGGCACCACGACCAGCAGGCTCGCGACGCTGCTGCCCGCCGACCGCGAACTGACGGTGATCACCAACTCGATCCCGGTCGCCTCGATCCTCGCCACCCGCCCGGGCATCACGCTGCACATCCTCGGCGGCCGCGTCCGCGGGACGACGCTCGCCGCGGTCGAGGCCTGGACGCTGCACGCGCTCGACGGCCTGCTCGTCGACGTCGCCTTCCTCGGCGCCAACGGCTTTTCCGCCGAGCACGGCTGCACGACGCCGGACATGGCGGAGTCCGCCGTGAAGGCCGCCGTGGTCGCCGCCGCGCGCAAGCGGGTGCTGCTGGCCGACCACAGCAAGTACGGCACCGACCAGCTCAGCCGGTTCGCGCGGCTGAGCGAGATCGACGTCCTGGTCACCGACAGCGGCATCGACGCCGGCGTGGTGGCCGAACTCGAAGAAGCGGGCCCGGAGGTGGTGCTGGCGTGATCGTCACCGTGACCCCCAACCCGAGCCTCGACCGGACACTGCGGCTGGCCGACCTGCACCGCGGCGAAGTCAACCGCGCGGAAGCCGTCCGGCTCGACCCGGGCGGCAAGGGCGTGAACGTCGCCCGCGCGCTGGCCGCCGCCGGGACCCCGACCGTCGCGCTGCTGCCCGCCGGCGGCCCGGTCGGCGAGCGGCTGGCCGACCTGCTCGCGCCCGAAGGCGTCCCGGTCGTCGCGGTGCCGATCACCGGGTCGACCCGCAGCAACATCACGCTCGTCGAAGCCGACGGGACCACGACGAAGATCAACGAGCCGGGCCCGCGGATCTCCCCCGCCGAGCTCGCCACCCTCGAAGGCCGGGCCGTCGAGCTGGCCGCGCGCGGCGAGTGGCTGGTGTGCTGCGGCAGTCTCCCGGCCGGCGTGCCCGACGACTTCTACGCACGCCTGACGAAGCTGGCCCGCGAAGCCGGGGCGAAGGTCGCCGTCGACTCCTCCGGCGCACCGCTCGCCGCCGCCTGCGCCGGCGGCCCGGACCTGCTCAAACCGAACCTCGACGAGCTGATCGAGCTCGCCGGGCGCCCGCTGCCCCTGCTCGGCGACGTCGTCGCGTTCTGCCGGGAGCTGATCTCCGGCGGCGTCGGCCGCGTGCTGGTCAGCCTGGGCGCGCGCGGCGCGGTGCTCGTCGAGGAGACCGAGACCCATCACGCGCTCGGCCCGCTCGTGGCCGTGCGCAGCACCGTCGGCGCCGGAGACGCCGCACTCGCCGGGTTCCTCCACGCGGGAGGAACCGGCCCCCGAGCCCTGCGGACCGCAGTCGCCTACGGCACCGCCGCGGTCACGCAGGAGGGCAGCCGCATGCCCACGCCCGAGGACGTGCACCCCGAGCAGGTGCACGTGCTCGAAGCCGACCCCACCTTCACCCTCAGCGGAGCCGCCGCATGACCACCCCAGACCTGATCACCGCCGACCTGGTCGACCTCGGCCTGGACGCGACCGACAAGCACGGTGCCACCCGGGCGCTGGCCGAGCGGCTCGTCTCCGCCGGGCGGGTGACCGACCTCGACCTCTTCCTCAAGGACGTCGCCGCCCGCGAAGAGCAGATGGCCACCGGCCTCGAAGGCGGCATCGGCATCCCCCACTGCCGCTCGGCCGCGGTCACCGCACCGACGCTGGCGTTCGGCCGCAGCGACGCGGGCGTCGACTTCGGCGCGCCGGACGGCCCGGCGAAGCTGATCTTCCTCATCGCCGCGCCGGAAGGCGGCGGCAGCGAGCACCTGAAGGTGCTGGCCGCCCTCGCCCGGCGGCTGGTCCGGGCCGAGTTCAAGCAGAACCTGCTGGACGCCACCGACGCCGCGGCCGTCGCCGGCTACATCCGCCAGGAGGTGGCCTGACCATGAAGTTCGTCGCCATCACCGCCTGCCCCACCGGCATCGCCCACACCTACATGGCGGCCGAGTCGCTGGAGCAGACCGCCAAGGCCAACGGCGACGAGATCGTCGTCGAGACGCAGGGTTCGGCCGGGTCCGAGCCGCTGTCGGCCGAGGACATCGCGAGCGCGGACGCCGTCATCTTCGCCGCGGACCTCGCGGTGCAGGGCCGGGAGCGCTTCGCCGGCAAGCCGATCGTCGAGGCGCCGGTCAAGGCCGCGATCAACGACGCGGCCGGGTTGTTCGAGCGCGCGAAGGCCGCGGCCAGGGAGCCCGCCCCCGCCACGCCGGCCGCCGCCCCGGAGCTGACCTCGAAGGTCGGGGCGAACGACAAGGCGGGCACCAAGGTCCGCCAGTGGCTGATGACCGGCGTCAGCTACCTCATCCCGTTCGTCGCCGCGGGCGGCCTGCTCATCGCGTTGAGCTTCGCCTTGGGTGGCTATCAGATCGTCGACGCGCCGAAGGTCACCGAACACTTCGACGCGGGTTCGGTCGCCGGCTGGGCCGCGCTGATGTTCCAGATCGGCAGTGCCGCCTTCGACTTCCTGGTGCCGGTGCTGGCCGGGTTCATCGCGTTCGCGATGGCCGACCGCCCGGCGATCGCCCCCGGTTTCGTGGGTGGCGCGATCGCCGTCACGGTCGGGGCGGGCTTCCTCGGCGGCCTCGTCGCCGGGCTCCTGGCCGGTGGCGTCGTGCTGGCGCTGAAGAAGATCCAGGTGCCGAAGGCGATGCGCGGGATCATGCCGGTGGTGGTCTACCCGCTGCTCGGGTCCATTGTGGTCGGTGTACTGATGTACGTGGTGGTCGGCAAGCCGATCGCGGCGGCGACGTCGGGGCTGACCGGCTGGCTCAACAGCCTCAGCGGCGCCAGCGCGCTGCTGCTGGGCGCGCTGCTCGGCCTGATGATGGCCTTCGACATGGGCGGCCCGGTCAACAAGGCGGCGTACGCCTTCGCGGTCGGCGGCCTGACGACCGGCGCGACGGCGTCGCTGCAGATCATGGCCGCGGTGATGGCGGCGGGCATGGTGCCGCCGCTGGCGCTCGCGCTGGCGTCGACGGTCCGCAAGAAGCTGTTCACCGAGGCGGAGCGTGAAAACGGCCGCGCGGCCTGGCTGCTCGGCGCGTCGTTCATCACCGAGGGCGCGATCCCGTTCGCCGCGGCGGACCCGTTCCGCGTGATCCCGTCGATCATGCTCGGCTCGGCGGTCACCGGCTCGCTGTCGATGGCGTTCGGCGCCACGCTGCGCGCCCCGCACGGCGGGATCTTCGTGCTCCCGCTGATCGGCAGCCCGCTGATGTTCCTGGTGGCGCTGATCGCCGGGACGCTGGTCGCCGCCGGGTCGGTGATCGCGCTCAAGCAGGTGCGCTTCCGGGCGGCCGAACGCTCGGCCGCCGTGTCCGGTCAGCCCGTCAACGCGTGAAGGAGTCCACTGTGTACCAACGCCGTACGCTCGTCGCCAGCAGTGTGGGGCTGCACGCCCGCCCGGCGGGCCTGGTCGCGAAGTCCGCGGCCGGCCAGCCCGCGAAGGTTCGCATCGCGAAGATCACCGAAGGCGTCGCGGGCGACCCGGTCGACGCGGCCAGCGTCCTGGGCCTCATGACCCTGGGCGCGGGGTTCGGGGACGAGGTGGAGCTGTCCGCCGAGGGTGACCACGCCCAGGCGTCGGTCGACGCGCTGGCGGACCTGATCGCGCAGGACCTGGACGCGTAACGCAAGCAGGTCAGGCCCCGGTGGCGCGGGTCGCCACCGGGGCAGCTTCCCCCGATCGGCAGAAGCGCCTGCCATGCCGCGTGGTGTCCACTACGCCGGTGAACGCGTCCCGGGAAATGGTCACCTCGCTGCGCCGTGCCTGCCGCTACGCCGAAGCGGAAATGACCATCGAAAAACTGCTCGACGGAGCCGCCGCGCACATCGAACTGGGCCGGCTCGCGTTCGAGCGGGGACGTGCGGAAATCGCGCTCGGGCACTTCGGCCGCGCGACGGAACTGGCCCCGCTCGACGAAGAAGCGCAGGCGTGGCGAGTGGCGGCGCTGAGCAGATTGCGGCGGTACGCCGACGCCCGGGCCGCCGCGGACGCCGTCCTCGGGGAAAATCCGCAGGCGCACCTGGTGCGGATCGCACGGGCCCGGGTGACCAGCGACGAAACCGACCATGAGCAGCACCTGCTCGATGAGTGCGAGACGGTCCTCCGGCACGACCCCGGTCACCTGGAGGCGCTGGAAAGCCGCATCAAGGCCCTCGGGTGGCTGGGCCGCGCCGAGCAGGCGACCGCCGCGGCCGAGGAAGCGGTGCGGCACCATCCCGAAGCTGCGGAACTGTTCGTGGCGTGGGGATTCGGCCTCGCCAAGGCGGGCCGGTTCACGGCGGCGGTCGAAAAATACGACCGTGCGACGGATCTGCGGCCCGAGTACGTCGAAGCGCACTACCTGAAGATCGAGGCCCTGACCGACGCATACTGTCTCGACGAAGCGATCGGCCACGCCGAAATGGCGGTGCGGAAGCTGCCCGAGGCAAGCCGCCTCTACCGCGCTTGGGGAATCGCGCTCCAGGACTGCCAGGACCTCACCGGCGCGCTGGAGAAGTTCGATCAGGCCATTTCCCTCGACCAGCACCTCGCCATCAACTACCAGTGGCGAGCGGACACCTTGGCGAGGCTCGACCGGAACGCCGACGCGCACGCGACCCTGCGGACCGCGCTCGACGTCTGCTCCGACACCGTCGCCCTGCTGATCGAACAGGTGTGGCGCTACCGCGATTCCGGCGAGATCGACACTGCGATCGCCGTGGCCGAGAAAGTCGCTGCGCTCGCTCCGGCGCAGCCTTCCGCTCTGCGCTGCCTCGTCTGGTCCTTCAGAGAGGCCCGCCGGTTCTCCGCTGCGGAATCCGCTGCCCGCGCCGCGCTGCTCGTGTGCCCCGATGACGCCGACCTCCACCGCGAACTCGGCTGGGTGTTCGCGGATCAGGATCGCGACGAGGAGGCACTGGCCTCGTTCCGCCGGGCGGCCGAACTGGCTCCCGGGGAGGCTCTGCACACGGCGAACGTCAGCCGGGCCCTGCGCTGGCTCTACCGCCATGACGAAGCCGAGGGTCTGCTCGCGGAAGCCCGCGCGAGGCTTCCCGAAAGTCCGCGCGTCGTCGAACAGCAGGCCCTGCTGAGCGAAGATGTCGGCGCCATCGAAGCAGGGCTGGAGCTCTACGTGGCGATCAACCGCCGCTGGCCGCGGTTCACCGGCGCGTGGATCGGGCGCGTCCGGTTGCTCGCCCGGCGCAACCGCCACGCGGAAGCCGGCGAGGTCGCCAGGGCGGCGGTGCGGCTCAACCCGTTCACCGTCGAACTTCGCCCCCGCATGGCCGCGCTCCACCTGGAAACGGGCGACGAAACCGCCGCCGTCGCCGTCCTCCGGGAAGCCTGCGCAGCCGTGCCCGCGCGGCGAAAGCTCGCGCTGGACCTGACCTGGTACCTCCGGCACGCCGGCCAGTACGAACAGGCCCGCGAGATCCTCTGGGACCTGCCCGACGAACCCGATGTCCTCAAACGCCGCATCGGCTTGCTCCGCGACACCCGGGAACACCAGCGGGCCATCGCCATCGCGCTGAACGCCGCCGAACGCTTCCCGGACGACCTCCCGTTCCGGCGCGCGGTCGCCGACATCCGTGTCCAGCTCGGTGACCGCGAACAGGCACTGGCGGACTACGACGCGGTCCTGGCGCAGCACCCGACCGACAGTGCCGCGCTGCGCGGAAAGGTGGGCTGCCTGCGGGTTCTGCGCCGGTACGACGAGGCGGTGCGCATCCTCGTCGAGGAGATCGCGCGCCGCCCGAACTACCCGGAGTTCCACGTCGAGCTGGCCTGGACGTACGCCTGGATGGAACGCCGCGCCGACGGTATCGCCGTCTACGAGAAGGCCATCGAACTCGATCCGCAGAACGGCTGGGTGCGGGCGAACCACGCCAACGCGCTGTGGCGGTCCGGGCGGCACGAAGACGCGGAAGCCGCGCTGGTCACCGCGCTCGACCTCCTGCCCGACCACGCCGGGCTGATGCTGGAGATGGGCCGCCTCTGCGACGTGCGGAACCGGCACGAAGAAGCCCTCACCTGGTTCGACCGGACCCTGGCCCGGCTTCCCCGGTCGAACTTGGCGCTGATCGCGAAGTCCGCGGCTCTGCGTTCACTGGGCAGGTTCGGCGATGCCGAGCGCCTTCTCTCCTCGCGGCTGGAACGCCCGGACGTCACCGCCGGTGTCATGATCGAGTGGGGCTGGGTGCTCCGCGACCGGGGCGAGCTCGCCCGGGCTCGGCAGGCGTTCGAGCGTGCCCTCACCCTGGCCGTGGGCAAGGACGGCCGCGCCGACGCCCTGCACTGCCTGGGCTGGACCGCCTACAGCGGGGGCGACTTCGAACAGGCCGAAAGCCGGTTCCGGGCGGCGATCGCCGAGGACCACCGATCGAACGAAGCCATGGTCGGGCTGGCCTGGACGCTCGTCCACGACGGCGAACCGAACGACGAGGAGGAAGCGGAACGGCTCTGCCTCGACGTGCTCGAGGACGACCCGCGCCGCCACCTCGCGCACACCTGCCTCGGCGTGCTCTACGCCCGGCAGGGCAACCTGCCCCAGGCCGAGTACCACCTCCGCCGGTCCATCGAGATCGACCCGTACGGCGGCAGCTACGTCGACCTGGGCGCGCTCTTCGCACAGATGGGCCGCTTCGAAGAAGCCGAGGCCCTGCTGCTCAAGGCCTTGGAGCGCAACTGGTACGACAGCCAGGCGCACATCGAGCTCGGCGCCCTGCACCTGCAGCGTGACCTCGACGGCACC belongs to Amycolatopsis tolypomycina and includes:
- a CDS encoding CATRA system-associated protein, which translates into the protein MPGSVFTFYSYKGGVGRSFTLANIAVLLARWGHRVLCLDWDLEAPGLADYFRPRLPARPSGGVVDIVDDFRHGRFAPEAHVQRLTDVGVLDFIASGREDGGYVGQVQEIDWDELYDDGFGEYLEQCREQWAAHYDFVLIDSRTGISDIGGICTAHLPDHLVLLFTANRQSILGALEAARRADAARNLLPFDRARLTVLPVLSRFDNREEYDRSEAWRRIVVDETAELYRTWVDQTVEPATMARHLTLPYVSYWSFGEQLPVLSEQTPSADQIGFALETVAAVIACRLDRTDLLAENRDAYVAAVRASRQEFKHELRVSIPRAAFGPAGDLVEELKKLDVRVVKSLSGDRSLLARAEDDARHLCLIVDGKVSRWQSAEVELFLHRTLGQDRRVIPILTQGTEAAGLPGYVGNLRYLRLGARGPAGVARDLVAQLRGQSPLVDAVDVAEVLHQARGARLRPSRWDLVDELVEGLRAAIGAGDDLRTNDLATDLAVATRARPPNGAPRDTVPPATRRSIDWLLRLLDTRAKTTMQHRKDSE
- a CDS encoding TIR domain-containing protein — encoded protein: MYEYDVFISYQRAGRDISAWVKNHFRPRLAEVLDNNFYRDVRIFCDDQVRTGASWAGEVRTALLRTRVLVPVCSPKYFRDEWCLAEWHSMAEREALTARAQPLIYPVIFCDSRTFPAWAHERRLRDLQQWNLPFEHFQTAPAYLDFHQQIKQIAAELEELIERAPEWRADWPVRTPAPEPPKRAQKPRF
- a CDS encoding SEFIR domain-containing protein codes for the protein MPDRAAPRVFVTYSHDTPAHKDLVHRFAAFLRVEIGLDVHLDAWYDNTRRDWSLWATENLERADFIIVIASPDYKRRADGTALPHEGRGAQFEAAIIRNNLTRDLRRETERVLPVVLPGRSVDEIPAFLNAHSTTRYHVDEFTPAGVADLLAAITGQGQYPMPRRGKWLGGARQEQRVPAGELPWLCASQGVKRGAADIDGVRYEQSIVLRPASPTAAGPGFVELDLGGNYRRFTTVAGVLDDATDPFQVGRVRVVLDGAPRSEHDVAAGKPAAIDLDVTGARLLRLELSRPGAPASPLGSGALVVTRRGGRPPELGLGDPTMT
- a CDS encoding putative PEP-binding protein; this translates as MPLSGVGVSPGRTAGPRVLVAADLPEPAASPPPADLAAEAGKIGQAAASVAAALSDRARSVSGDARSVLETTAAMAADPALTASAEKLVLDRALPAPRAVWEAAGEFMTALQAAGGYMAERARDVADVRDRIVAALLGVAPPGVPDLTSPSVLVARDLAPADTAGLDPDLVLALVTAEGGPTSHTAILARALGIPAVVACAGVLDLDSPGLAVDGSAGTVTPSDGTVRAPARTSRPTWDGVGRLADGHRVKLLANVGSAADATAAAAAGAEGIGLFRTEFCYLSASSEPTEAEQRAAYAAVLAPFAGKPVVVRTLDAGSDKPLEFLPMGEEPNPALGVRGLRVAFNRPELLDRQLAAIVAAAADTGVELSVMAPMVATAAEAAWFTARARAAGADRVGVMIEIPAAALCAAEILAEVDFVSLGTNDLAQYVFAADRQLGAVAALNAPDQPALLRLVGMVAAAGAAAGKPVGVCGEAAADPALAPALVGLGVTSLSMNAVALAGVGAALRAVDLAACRASGHGRIA
- a CDS encoding DeoR/GlpR family DNA-binding transcription regulator; amino-acid sequence: MYAAERHQLLAQRARRDGRVDVGDVAAELGVAPETIRRDLGVLERQGIVRRVYGGAVAVERLDFEPEVAQRDHTNAAEKDAIARAALDLVPDRGSILLDAGTTTSRLATLLPADRELTVITNSIPVASILATRPGITLHILGGRVRGTTLAAVEAWTLHALDGLLVDVAFLGANGFSAEHGCTTPDMAESAVKAAVVAAARKRVLLADHSKYGTDQLSRFARLSEIDVLVTDSGIDAGVVAELEEAGPEVVLA